In Luteitalea sp. TBR-22, one genomic interval encodes:
- a CDS encoding helix-hairpin-helix domain-containing protein, with the protein MFRSLLPAALALVALFAPVAPAAARAQETRAAAPAQVVNVNTATAAQFEALPGIGPSMAQRIVSYREKNGPFKKLEDLMNVQGIGEKSFLKLRPYLSVGAPAEARASKD; encoded by the coding sequence ATGTTCCGATCGCTGCTTCCCGCCGCCCTCGCACTCGTCGCCCTGTTCGCGCCGGTCGCCCCGGCCGCTGCCCGGGCGCAGGAGACCCGCGCCGCGGCCCCCGCACAGGTGGTCAACGTCAACACCGCCACGGCCGCGCAGTTCGAGGCCCTGCCCGGCATCGGCCCCAGCATGGCCCAGCGCATCGTCTCGTACCGGGAGAAGAACGGCCCGTTCAAGAAGCTCGAAGACCTGATGAACGTGCAGGGCATCGGCGAGAAGTCGTTCCTGAAGCTGCGTCCGTACCTGTCGGTGGGTGCGCCGGCCGAGGCCCGTGCCAGCAAGGACTAG
- a CDS encoding aminotransferase class IV, whose amino-acid sequence MPVAVNIDGRLYGRDEARVSVFDHGFLFGEGVYEVLRTYGGRPFLYPEHMRRLRASAARIALECPLDDDQLLVRIRETMTAAALEGEAYVRILLTRGVGEIVYDPQACPTPTIVIIVKPHVDPAPDALAQGVRIALASVVRNHPGSVDPAIKSNNLLNNALAMQQALREGAAEALMENHRGELCECAQSNIFFVRGGVLLTPPVDAGLLVGVTRQFVLEVAAAVGVPAEERTLRREDLATVDEAFLTSTTKAIVPVVQVGDARIGPGVPGPITRRLMAGFEAAIPARLA is encoded by the coding sequence GTGCCAGTCGCGGTGAACATCGACGGCCGCCTGTACGGTCGTGACGAGGCGCGGGTGTCCGTGTTCGACCACGGGTTCCTGTTCGGCGAGGGCGTGTACGAGGTGCTCCGCACGTACGGCGGCCGCCCGTTCCTGTACCCGGAGCACATGCGACGGCTGCGGGCGTCGGCGGCGCGCATCGCGCTGGAGTGTCCCCTCGACGACGACCAGCTCCTTGTCCGTATCAGGGAGACCATGACGGCGGCGGCACTCGAGGGCGAGGCCTACGTGCGCATCCTGCTGACCCGCGGCGTCGGCGAGATCGTGTACGACCCGCAGGCCTGCCCGACACCGACGATCGTCATCATCGTCAAGCCGCACGTCGACCCGGCGCCCGACGCGCTCGCCCAGGGCGTGCGCATCGCCCTGGCATCGGTCGTCCGCAACCATCCCGGCAGCGTCGACCCCGCCATCAAGTCGAACAACCTGTTGAACAACGCGCTGGCCATGCAGCAGGCGCTGCGCGAGGGCGCTGCCGAGGCGCTGATGGAGAACCACCGCGGCGAGCTGTGCGAGTGCGCGCAGTCCAACATCTTCTTCGTCCGCGGCGGCGTGCTGCTCACGCCGCCCGTCGACGCGGGCCTGCTGGTCGGGGTGACGCGGCAGTTCGTACTCGAGGTCGCGGCCGCCGTCGGCGTGCCGGCCGAGGAGCGCACGCTGCGCCGCGAGGATCTCGCGACGGTGGACGAGGCATTCCTCACGAGCACGACCAAGGCGATCGTGCCGGTCGTGCAGGTGGGCGACGCCCGGATCGGGCCCGGCGTGCCCGGGCCGATCACGCGGCGGTTGATGGCAGGATTCGAGGCCGCGATTCCGGCGCGGCTTGCCTAG
- a CDS encoding DUF1080 domain-containing protein, whose translation MKHLRSSFRLSLPLAGLATAAGLGATVLATAPAGTGAVVVAAQAAANTLTAEEKAAGWRLLFDGTSTKGWRNAHADTFPQKGWQVKDGLLTVLESGGGEAAHGGDIVTVDEYGDFELKADVRLSKGANSGIKYFVTEKLGTPGKGSAIGLEYQLLDDAVHPDAKMGRDGNRTFGSLYDLIAAPTSKPVKPIGEWNSVHIVSRGTKVEHWLNGTKLIEYDRASAAFDKLVAASKYKDYAGFGKAKSGHILLQDHGNTVSFRNVKVKGTALPNT comes from the coding sequence ATGAAGCACTTGCGTTCCTCGTTCCGCTTGTCCCTGCCGCTCGCCGGCCTGGCGACCGCGGCAGGCCTCGGCGCGACAGTCCTGGCGACGGCCCCGGCCGGTACCGGCGCGGTCGTGGTCGCCGCGCAGGCGGCGGCCAACACGCTGACGGCCGAGGAGAAGGCTGCCGGCTGGCGCCTGCTCTTCGACGGCACGTCCACCAAGGGCTGGCGTAACGCCCACGCCGACACCTTCCCGCAGAAGGGGTGGCAGGTGAAGGACGGCCTGCTCACCGTCCTCGAGTCCGGTGGAGGGGAAGCCGCACACGGCGGCGACATCGTCACGGTCGACGAGTACGGCGATTTCGAGCTCAAGGCCGACGTGCGCCTGTCCAAGGGCGCCAACAGCGGCATCAAGTACTTCGTCACCGAGAAGCTCGGCACGCCGGGCAAGGGCTCGGCCATCGGCCTCGAGTACCAGCTCCTCGACGATGCGGTGCATCCGGACGCGAAGATGGGCCGCGACGGCAACCGGACGTTCGGGTCGCTGTACGACCTCATCGCCGCGCCGACCAGCAAGCCGGTCAAGCCAATCGGCGAGTGGAACAGCGTGCACATCGTCTCCAGGGGCACCAAGGTGGAGCACTGGCTGAACGGCACGAAGCTGATCGAGTACGACCGCGCGAGCGCCGCCTTCGACAAGTTGGTGGCCGCGAGCAAGTACAAGGACTACGCCGGCTTCGGCAAGGCCAAGAGCGGCCACATCCTGCTGCAGGATCACGGCAACACGGTGTCGTTCCGCAATGTCAAGGTGAAGGGCACGGCGCTCCCCAACACCTAG
- the eutC gene encoding ethanolamine ammonia-lyase subunit EutC, protein MSDAVVTNPWSALRRYTPAHVGLGRAGVSLPTATQLAFALAHARARDAVHDPLDVPRVRAEIGALGLDTLALHSAAPDRATYLQRPDLGRRLDEASHRALDVLGLPYRADAYDVAFVVCDGLSSRAAQAHAAPMLREVLGALREGGGWQVAPVAVVEQARVAVGDVVGEALRVPLVVVLIGERPGLSAPDSLGAYLTWDPRPGRTDAERNCISNIRPQGQPPAEAARRLVALMIEARRRRLTGVSLKDREEAPRAASTLPGFLIGDPRSTG, encoded by the coding sequence GTGAGCGACGCCGTCGTCACCAACCCCTGGAGCGCCTTGCGCAGGTACACGCCGGCGCACGTCGGGTTGGGCAGGGCCGGCGTCAGCCTGCCGACGGCGACCCAGCTGGCGTTCGCGCTGGCGCACGCCAGGGCCCGGGATGCCGTCCACGATCCGCTGGACGTGCCGCGGGTGCGGGCAGAGATTGGCGCGCTCGGCCTCGACACGCTGGCGCTGCACAGCGCCGCGCCCGACCGGGCGACCTACCTGCAGCGGCCCGACCTCGGACGTCGGCTCGACGAGGCCAGCCATCGTGCGCTCGACGTGCTGGGCCTGCCGTACCGGGCCGATGCGTACGACGTGGCGTTCGTCGTGTGCGACGGGCTGTCGTCGCGCGCGGCGCAGGCCCACGCGGCGCCGATGCTGCGTGAGGTGCTCGGCGCCCTGCGCGAGGGAGGTGGATGGCAGGTCGCGCCGGTCGCGGTGGTGGAGCAGGCGCGAGTCGCGGTCGGCGACGTCGTCGGGGAAGCGCTGCGGGTGCCGCTCGTGGTCGTCCTGATCGGCGAGCGTCCTGGCCTGAGCGCCCCCGACAGCCTGGGCGCGTACCTGACGTGGGATCCGCGACCAGGCCGCACCGACGCGGAGCGCAACTGCATCTCGAACATCCGGCCGCAAGGACAGCCCCCTGCGGAGGCGGCCCGTCGCCTGGTGGCGCTGATGATCGAGGCGCGGCGCCGCCGCCTGACCGGCGTGTCCCTGAAGGACCGGGAAGAGGCGCCGCGCGCCGCGAGCACGTTGCCGGGCTTTCTCATCGGCGACCCTCGGTCGACCGGGTAA
- the gcvH gene encoding glycine cleavage system protein GcvH yields MYPADLKYTKDHEWIRATADTADVGITDYAQQQLGDVVFVELPQVGRVLAQGEVFGTIESVKAVSELFSPVAGEVVAVNDALTSAPEQVNSDPHGAWIIRVRPSNPSDLDSLLDAAAYTQHVG; encoded by the coding sequence ATGTATCCCGCCGACCTGAAGTACACCAAGGATCACGAGTGGATCCGCGCCACGGCCGACACCGCCGACGTGGGCATCACCGACTACGCCCAGCAGCAGCTCGGGGACGTCGTCTTCGTCGAACTGCCGCAGGTGGGCCGCGTGCTCGCCCAGGGCGAGGTGTTCGGCACGATCGAGTCCGTCAAGGCGGTGTCGGAGCTGTTCTCGCCCGTGGCCGGCGAGGTCGTCGCGGTCAACGACGCGCTGACCAGCGCACCCGAGCAGGTCAACAGCGACCCGCACGGCGCGTGGATCATCAGGGTGCGCCCGAGCAATCCTTCCGACCTGGACAGCCTGCTCGACGCCGCCGCGTACACGCAGCACGTCGGCTGA
- a CDS encoding Tfp pilus assembly protein FimT/FimU: MPARTSQDEAGRSRRGASLPEVLIVVALTGLIGANGLHALDRMRAERAGREAARGVAADLRAVAQEARRTRRTLAVEFDLRGRALWRVVVDGNGNGVTAADILAGLDIARPWTMVVREGRATLDVPRDLPAADGAGVIAAGSDPVVLGAAPRLTFTARGTATSASIYVVGASGAIYVVRVLGTTQRVRLSCLGAGDAWEVC, from the coding sequence GTGCCAGCAAGGACTAGCCAGGACGAGGCGGGGCGCTCCCGTCGGGGCGCCTCGCTCCCCGAGGTGCTGATCGTGGTGGCCCTCACCGGCCTGATCGGCGCCAATGGCCTGCACGCGCTCGACCGGATGCGTGCGGAACGCGCCGGGCGCGAGGCGGCGAGAGGGGTCGCTGCCGACCTGCGCGCCGTGGCGCAGGAAGCGCGGCGGACCCGCCGCACGCTGGCGGTGGAGTTCGACCTGCGTGGCCGCGCGCTCTGGCGAGTCGTCGTCGATGGCAACGGCAACGGCGTCACCGCCGCCGACATCCTGGCCGGCCTCGACATCGCCCGGCCATGGACGATGGTGGTGCGGGAGGGACGAGCGACCCTTGACGTCCCCAGGGACCTTCCTGCCGCCGACGGCGCGGGCGTGATCGCCGCCGGCAGCGATCCTGTCGTTCTCGGCGCGGCGCCACGGCTGACCTTCACCGCGCGGGGCACGGCAACCTCGGCCTCGATCTACGTGGTCGGGGCGTCCGGGGCGATCTACGTGGTGCGAGTTCTCGGCACCACGCAACGGGTCAGGCTGTCGTGCCTGGGCGCCGGCGACGCATGGGAGGTCTGTTGA
- the gcvT gene encoding glycine cleavage system aminomethyltransferase GcvT gives MTHSQPPLKQTPLHATHLGHKARMVPFGGWDMPVEYSGITDEHMAVRTRAGLFDVSHMGEIEIAGADALAAVQKFSSNDASRLAVGQIHYSALTTPQGTFVDDLLVYRMADDHFLLVVNASNIEKDYAWIRSQVEEFADAPAVNNSQRYALLALQGPLAAEVLQTLTAVDLAAIKYYWFENGEIAGVRGMISRTGYTGEDGFEVFVPPAQAPHVWQAILQAGASAGVVPAGLGARDTLRLEASMRLFGNDMDETTTVLEAGLGWIVGWKKETFNGADVLRAQKAGGVERTLVGLEMIDRAIARHGYPVIVDGQAVGTVTSGTQTPFLKKAIAMAYVPTAVAQPDRQVHVEVRGRLAAARIVPMPFYKRPRS, from the coding sequence ATGACCCACTCGCAGCCTCCTCTCAAGCAGACGCCCCTGCACGCGACGCACCTCGGCCACAAGGCCCGGATGGTGCCGTTCGGCGGCTGGGACATGCCCGTCGAGTACTCCGGCATCACCGACGAACACATGGCCGTGCGGACTCGCGCGGGCCTGTTCGACGTCAGCCACATGGGCGAGATCGAGATCGCCGGCGCCGACGCCCTCGCCGCGGTCCAGAAGTTCTCGTCCAACGATGCCTCGCGGCTCGCCGTCGGCCAGATCCACTACTCCGCGCTGACCACGCCGCAGGGCACGTTCGTCGACGACCTGCTCGTCTACCGCATGGCCGACGACCACTTCCTGCTCGTGGTCAACGCCTCGAACATCGAGAAGGACTACGCCTGGATCCGCAGCCAGGTCGAGGAGTTCGCCGACGCGCCGGCCGTGAACAACAGCCAGCGGTACGCGCTGCTCGCGCTGCAGGGGCCGCTGGCCGCCGAGGTGCTCCAGACGTTGACCGCCGTCGACCTGGCGGCGATCAAGTACTACTGGTTCGAGAACGGCGAGATCGCCGGCGTGCGCGGCATGATCTCGCGCACCGGCTATACCGGCGAGGACGGCTTCGAGGTGTTCGTGCCCCCCGCACAGGCGCCGCACGTCTGGCAGGCGATCCTGCAGGCCGGGGCGTCGGCCGGCGTCGTGCCCGCCGGGCTCGGGGCCCGCGACACCCTCCGCCTCGAGGCCTCGATGCGCCTGTTCGGCAACGACATGGACGAGACCACCACGGTGCTCGAGGCCGGGCTCGGGTGGATCGTCGGCTGGAAGAAGGAGACCTTCAACGGCGCCGACGTGCTGCGCGCCCAGAAGGCCGGTGGCGTCGAGCGCACGCTCGTGGGCCTCGAGATGATCGACCGCGCGATCGCGCGGCACGGCTATCCCGTCATCGTCGACGGGCAGGCGGTGGGCACCGTCACGAGCGGCACGCAGACGCCGTTCCTCAAGAAGGCCATCGCGATGGCCTACGTGCCCACGGCGGTCGCGCAGCCCGATCGCCAGGTGCACGTCGAAGTGCGGGGCCGGCTCGCAGCCGCCCGCATCGTCCCCATGCCGTTCTACAAGCGGCCGAGGAGCTGA
- a CDS encoding sigma 54-interacting transcriptional regulator → MTDPAAAASAALDDMSVEPAVFLERAVTILRAETQVREGLERLLTLTVGLNDPTVHLAGEPLDLSRGRGVIAGGADTLRVTAAGPAEAMRAAAPLVDVLAALGPLILDLERKADIRSVTRTLGPEQGGLLGVTPVMRQLHERIARAARKPFIVLVQGESGAGKELVARRVHALSDRASGPFVPLNCAAIVESLLEAELFGIEERTATGVRGRRGKFELADGGTLFLDEVSDLSSSAQAKLLRVIQEPTIERVGGHGGRRVDVRVIAATNRPLESLCRRGEFRWDLYYRLNAIEISVPPLRSRRDDIPYLVEAILQRSADGQPYRVSVEAMEALRLHEWPGNVRELERVIERAVTLAQSHLIKVEDLPDAVTGRYREVFLPGEQAGDTMREWGSRYARYVLERANGNKREACRVLDISYHTLCAYLAYQPSSEPRRPRRAAPVDLPAPASVARRQGSSAYAPTTRPLATLVHDGPAPALDT, encoded by the coding sequence ATGACCGACCCAGCTGCTGCGGCCTCGGCCGCGCTTGACGACATGTCCGTCGAACCCGCCGTGTTCCTCGAGCGAGCCGTCACGATCCTGCGTGCGGAGACGCAGGTACGCGAAGGGCTCGAGCGCCTGCTGACATTGACGGTCGGGCTGAACGATCCCACCGTCCATCTCGCCGGCGAACCGCTCGATCTCTCGCGTGGTCGCGGCGTCATCGCTGGTGGAGCGGACACCTTGCGGGTCACGGCCGCGGGTCCCGCCGAGGCAATGCGGGCCGCGGCGCCGTTGGTGGACGTCCTGGCGGCGTTGGGGCCGTTGATCCTCGATCTCGAGCGCAAGGCCGACATCCGGTCGGTGACCCGCACTCTCGGGCCCGAGCAAGGGGGCCTGCTGGGGGTGACGCCAGTGATGCGTCAACTGCACGAGCGGATCGCCCGCGCGGCGCGCAAGCCGTTCATCGTGCTGGTCCAGGGGGAGAGCGGCGCAGGGAAGGAACTGGTGGCCCGACGCGTCCACGCCCTCAGCGATCGCGCGTCAGGCCCCTTCGTCCCCCTCAACTGCGCGGCCATCGTCGAGTCACTGCTCGAGGCGGAGCTGTTCGGGATCGAGGAGCGAACGGCCACCGGCGTGCGTGGCCGCCGCGGCAAGTTCGAACTGGCCGACGGAGGCACGCTGTTCCTCGACGAGGTCTCGGACCTCTCGTCGTCGGCCCAGGCCAAGTTGCTGCGCGTCATCCAGGAGCCGACCATCGAGCGCGTCGGCGGCCACGGAGGCAGGCGCGTCGACGTGCGCGTCATCGCGGCGACGAACCGACCGCTCGAGAGCCTCTGCCGGCGTGGCGAGTTCCGCTGGGATCTGTACTACCGGCTCAACGCCATCGAGATCAGCGTCCCGCCGCTGCGGTCTCGTCGCGACGACATCCCGTACCTGGTCGAGGCCATCCTCCAGCGATCGGCAGACGGGCAGCCCTACCGGGTGTCGGTCGAAGCCATGGAAGCGCTGCGTTTGCACGAATGGCCGGGCAACGTCCGCGAACTCGAGCGCGTCATCGAACGAGCGGTCACGCTCGCCCAGTCGCACCTGATCAAGGTCGAGGATCTGCCGGACGCGGTCACGGGACGGTACCGAGAGGTCTTCCTGCCCGGAGAGCAGGCCGGCGACACCATGCGGGAGTGGGGAAGCCGGTACGCACGCTACGTGCTCGAGCGCGCCAACGGGAACAAGCGCGAGGCCTGTCGCGTGCTGGACATCAGCTATCACACGCTGTGCGCCTACCTCGCCTACCAGCCCTCGTCGGAACCGCGCCGGCCGCGACGCGCGGCGCCGGTGGACCTGCCGGCGCCCGCGTCGGTGGCACGGCGCCAGGGCTCTTCCGCATACGCGCCGACGACACGCCCGCTGGCCACGCTGGTCCATGATGGGCCGGCGCCGGCTCTCGACACATGA
- the gcvP gene encoding aminomethyl-transferring glycine dehydrogenase, whose amino-acid sequence MTQVATDAFALRHIGPRPEDRDRMLHALGVPSLDALIDQVVPAHIRRTEPLVEPPAETEQAFLARLRTLEAKNARFRSFIGAGYYGTATPAVIQRMVLENPGWYTPYTPYQAEIAQGRLEALLTFQTAVSDLTGMDVANASLLDEATAAAEAMTLLRRVSKKPAAATRFLVIGEVFPQVLELLVARAEPLGLTVETVPAGAVTFADDVFGAIVQYPDGVGAVTDIAPLIAAAHAAGALVAVGSDLLALTLLVPPGELGADVVYGSAQRFGVPLGYGGPHAAFFATREAYVRQSPGRIIGVSVDAQGGSAFRMALQTREQHIRREKATSNICTAQALLANIAAFYAVFHGAEGLRAIGERVHGQAAQLAAALTAMGLTQHNAVYFDTLHVSGVDAATLRATAEAHQVNLRYLADGTVGISLDETTTDEDVVLLANVFAKATGRGVQVADGARSAIPATLQRTSAFLTHPVFTEHRSELQITRFIRRLERKDIGLDTSMIPLGSCTMKLNAAAEMLPITWPGFAGLHPFVPVEQASGYQEIFRDLERMLCDITGFAAVSLQPNSGAQGELAGLMVIRAYHLARGDAHRTVALIPSSAHGTNPASAVMAGMKVVVVACDANGNVDLADLRAKAEQHKDTLAALMVTYPSTHGVYEDAIREICEIVHAHGGQVYMDGANMNAQVGLTSPALIGADVCHLNLHKTFAIPHGGGGPGMGPIGVARHLAPYLPSHPVVTTGGGATGIHAISAAPWGSALILLISYAYMSMLGGEGMTEATRYAILNANYIKARLEGPFQVLYTGREGRVAHELILDLRPLKQASGIDEMDVAKRLMDFGFHAPTVSFPVPGTLMIEPTESEGRDELDRFCDAMLAIRAEIQAVIDGKVDAKDNVLKHAPHTAAVVMADEWTRPYPRSAAAFPLPWLRTHKVWPTVGRIDNPYGDRHLVCACPPMTEYAEEPVTA is encoded by the coding sequence ATGACCCAAGTGGCCACTGACGCGTTTGCCCTTCGGCACATCGGGCCCCGCCCCGAGGACCGCGACCGCATGCTGCACGCCCTCGGCGTGCCCTCCCTCGACGCCCTGATCGATCAGGTGGTGCCGGCCCACATCCGCCGCACCGAGCCGCTCGTCGAGCCGCCGGCCGAGACCGAGCAGGCGTTCCTGGCGCGGTTGCGCACGCTGGAGGCGAAGAACGCGCGCTTCCGATCGTTCATCGGCGCCGGATACTACGGGACGGCCACGCCCGCGGTCATCCAGCGGATGGTGCTCGAGAACCCGGGCTGGTACACGCCATACACGCCCTACCAGGCCGAAATCGCCCAGGGCCGCCTCGAGGCCCTGCTGACGTTCCAGACCGCCGTCAGCGACCTGACGGGGATGGACGTGGCCAACGCGTCGCTGCTCGACGAGGCCACCGCCGCGGCCGAGGCGATGACCCTGTTGCGCCGCGTGAGCAAGAAGCCGGCGGCGGCAACGCGCTTCCTGGTGATCGGCGAGGTCTTCCCGCAGGTCCTCGAACTGCTGGTCGCGCGTGCCGAGCCGCTCGGCCTGACGGTCGAGACCGTGCCTGCCGGAGCGGTGACGTTCGCAGACGACGTGTTCGGCGCGATCGTGCAGTACCCGGACGGCGTCGGGGCGGTCACCGACATCGCCCCGCTCATCGCGGCGGCGCACGCCGCCGGCGCGCTGGTGGCGGTCGGCTCCGACCTGCTCGCCCTGACCCTGCTGGTGCCGCCCGGGGAACTGGGGGCCGACGTGGTGTACGGCTCGGCCCAGCGCTTCGGCGTGCCGCTCGGCTACGGCGGCCCGCACGCCGCGTTCTTCGCCACCCGCGAGGCCTACGTGCGCCAGTCGCCCGGCCGCATCATCGGCGTGTCGGTGGACGCGCAGGGCGGCTCGGCGTTCCGCATGGCGCTGCAGACGCGCGAACAGCACATCCGCCGCGAGAAGGCGACCTCCAACATCTGCACCGCGCAGGCGCTGCTGGCCAACATCGCGGCCTTCTACGCCGTCTTCCACGGCGCCGAAGGGCTGCGGGCGATCGGCGAGCGCGTGCACGGGCAGGCGGCGCAACTGGCGGCCGCACTCACGGCGATGGGCCTCACGCAGCACAACGCGGTGTACTTCGACACCCTCCACGTGTCGGGGGTCGATGCCGCCACGCTGCGTGCCACGGCGGAAGCGCACCAGGTGAACCTCCGCTACCTCGCCGACGGCACCGTGGGCATCAGCCTCGACGAGACGACCACCGACGAGGACGTGGTGCTGCTGGCCAACGTGTTCGCCAAGGCCACCGGCCGCGGTGTGCAGGTCGCTGATGGCGCGCGGTCGGCGATCCCGGCGACGCTGCAGCGGACCTCGGCATTCCTCACCCACCCGGTGTTCACCGAGCACCGATCCGAACTGCAGATCACGCGCTTCATCCGGCGGCTCGAGCGCAAGGACATCGGCCTGGACACGTCGATGATCCCGCTCGGCTCCTGCACGATGAAGTTGAACGCCGCCGCCGAGATGCTGCCGATCACCTGGCCCGGCTTCGCGGGACTGCACCCGTTCGTGCCCGTCGAGCAGGCCTCGGGCTACCAGGAGATCTTCCGCGACCTCGAGCGCATGCTGTGCGACATCACCGGCTTCGCGGCCGTGTCGCTGCAGCCCAACTCGGGTGCGCAGGGCGAGCTGGCCGGCCTGATGGTGATTCGCGCCTACCACCTCGCCCGTGGCGATGCGCACCGCACCGTGGCGCTGATTCCCTCGTCGGCCCACGGCACCAACCCGGCCAGCGCCGTCATGGCGGGGATGAAGGTCGTCGTGGTGGCGTGCGACGCCAACGGCAACGTCGATCTCGCCGACCTGCGCGCCAAGGCCGAACAGCACAAGGACACGCTGGCGGCGCTCATGGTCACCTACCCGTCGACCCATGGCGTGTACGAGGACGCCATCCGCGAGATCTGCGAGATCGTGCACGCGCACGGCGGCCAGGTGTACATGGACGGCGCCAACATGAACGCGCAGGTGGGGCTCACCAGCCCGGCGCTCATCGGCGCCGACGTGTGCCACCTGAACCTGCACAAGACGTTCGCCATCCCGCACGGCGGCGGCGGTCCCGGCATGGGGCCGATTGGCGTCGCGCGTCACCTCGCGCCCTACCTGCCCTCGCACCCGGTGGTGACGACCGGCGGTGGCGCGACCGGCATCCACGCGATCTCGGCGGCGCCGTGGGGTAGTGCGCTCATCCTGCTGATCTCCTACGCGTACATGTCGATGCTGGGGGGCGAGGGGATGACCGAGGCGACGCGCTACGCGATCCTCAACGCCAACTACATCAAGGCGCGCCTCGAGGGGCCGTTCCAGGTGCTGTACACCGGCCGGGAGGGCCGCGTGGCGCACGAGCTGATCCTCGACCTCCGGCCGCTCAAGCAGGCGTCGGGCATCGACGAGATGGACGTGGCCAAGCGCCTGATGGACTTCGGTTTCCACGCGCCCACCGTGTCGTTCCCGGTGCCCGGGACGCTGATGATCGAGCCGACCGAGAGCGAGGGGCGCGACGAACTCGATCGCTTCTGCGACGCGATGCTGGCGATCCGCGCCGAGATCCAGGCGGTGATCGACGGCAAGGTGGACGCCAAGGACAACGTGCTGAAGCACGCGCCGCACACCGCGGCCGTGGTGATGGCCGACGAGTGGACGCGGCCGTACCCCCGCAGCGCCGCGGCGTTCCCCTTGCCGTGGCTGCGCACGCACAAGGTGTGGCCGACCGTGGGCCGTATCGACAATCCGTACGGCGACCGCCACCTGGTGTGCGCGTGCCCGCCGATGACCGAGTACGCGGAAGAGCCGGTCACGGCGTAG
- a CDS encoding ethanolamine ammonia-lyase subunit EutB produces MSTFAHVVDGTRHVFADLRTLLARATPLRSGDQLAGVAARSAEERAAAQMALADVPLRQFLHEAVVPYETDDVTRLIVDTHDAAAFAAVSHHTVGSFREWLLSDDVDAEALSAVQRGLTPEMVAAVAKIMRVQDLVLVARKARVVTRLRNTIGLPGRMATRLQPNHPTDDLAGIAASVLDGLLYGAGDAVIGINPALDNVAQVVRLLEMLDAVIGRYEIPTQSCVLTHVTSTLQAMERGAPVDLVFQSIGGTQGTNESFGVSLSILVEAREAALALKRGATFDAGLGANVMYFETGQGSALSAGAHHGCDQQTLEARAYGVARHFSPLLVNSVVGFIGPEYLYDGKQITRAGLEDHCCGKLLGLPMGVDVCYTNHAEADADDMDVLLTLLGAAGCTFVMGVPGADDVMLNYQSTSFHDALYVRRVLGLRPAPEFEAWLERMAILAPGGEARLREHRSGVPPAFARVLGEPS; encoded by the coding sequence ATGAGCACCTTCGCGCACGTCGTCGACGGCACGCGGCACGTCTTTGCCGACCTGCGGACGCTGCTCGCCCGCGCGACGCCGCTGCGCTCGGGGGACCAACTCGCCGGCGTGGCGGCGCGCTCGGCCGAGGAGCGGGCCGCGGCGCAGATGGCGCTGGCCGACGTGCCGCTGCGCCAGTTCCTGCACGAAGCCGTCGTCCCATACGAGACCGACGATGTGACGCGCCTGATCGTCGACACCCACGACGCGGCTGCCTTCGCGGCGGTCTCGCATCACACGGTCGGCAGCTTCCGTGAGTGGCTCCTCTCGGACGACGTCGACGCCGAGGCGCTGTCGGCGGTGCAACGCGGGCTCACGCCGGAGATGGTGGCGGCCGTGGCCAAGATCATGCGCGTGCAGGATCTGGTGCTGGTGGCGCGCAAGGCGCGGGTCGTGACCCGCTTGCGCAACACGATTGGCCTGCCCGGTCGCATGGCCACGCGCCTGCAGCCGAACCACCCGACCGACGATCTCGCCGGTATCGCCGCCAGCGTGCTCGACGGCCTGTTGTACGGGGCCGGCGACGCCGTGATCGGCATCAACCCGGCGCTCGACAACGTCGCGCAGGTGGTGCGCCTGCTCGAGATGCTCGACGCGGTGATCGGCCGCTACGAGATCCCCACGCAGTCGTGCGTGCTCACGCACGTGACGAGTACGCTGCAGGCCATGGAACGCGGCGCGCCCGTCGACCTGGTGTTCCAGTCGATCGGTGGCACGCAAGGCACCAACGAGAGCTTCGGCGTGTCGCTGTCCATCCTCGTCGAGGCGCGCGAGGCGGCCCTGGCCCTGAAGCGGGGCGCCACCTTCGATGCGGGCCTCGGCGCCAACGTGATGTACTTCGAGACGGGGCAGGGCAGCGCCCTCTCGGCTGGCGCCCACCACGGCTGCGATCAGCAGACCCTCGAGGCGCGCGCGTACGGGGTGGCGCGTCACTTCTCGCCGCTGCTGGTGAACTCGGTGGTCGGCTTCATCGGCCCCGAATACCTCTACGACGGCAAGCAGATCACGCGCGCCGGCCTCGAGGATCATTGCTGCGGCAAGCTGCTCGGCCTGCCGATGGGCGTCGACGTCTGCTACACCAACCACGCCGAGGCCGACGCCGACGACATGGACGTGCTGCTCACGCTGCTCGGCGCCGCCGGCTGCACCTTCGTGATGGGCGTGCCTGGCGCCGACGACGTGATGCTCAACTATCAGAGCACCTCGTTCCACGACGCGCTGTACGTGAGGCGCGTGCTCGGCCTGCGCCCCGCGCCGGAGTTCGAAGCCTGGCTCGAGCGCATGGCCATCCTCGCACCCGGTGGGGAGGCGCGGTTGCGCGAGCATCGTTCCGGGGTGCCGCCGGCCTTCGCCCGCGTGCTGGGAGAGCCCTCGTGA